One genomic segment of Penaeus monodon isolate SGIC_2016 chromosome 31, NSTDA_Pmon_1, whole genome shotgun sequence includes these proteins:
- the LOC119593050 gene encoding discoidin domain-containing receptor 2-like (The sequence of the model RefSeq protein was modified relative to this genomic sequence to represent the inferred CDS: added 75 bases not found in genome assembly), whose protein sequence is MGPPLLLLLCCGLVLSAPQVVALHTALCESALGMQSGVIPDEHITASSYFDAAVNAIYARAHVEAGGGAWCPRDMVYNEGKEFLEVNLGGLHVVAKVEVQGRFGNGQGREFARQYKLQFWRPGLAHWVTYSDGRGHELLEGNTNTYLAQSSQLTPPIVAARVRFVPYSDHPRTVCMRVEVYGCPYTDGLLSYSMADGDPRGGDGALRDLTYDGARKDGWLSGGLGQLTDGETGHTNFRVDALGRGRGYEWIGWKNDTRQTRPVEITFEFDSVRNFSAVHIYTNNFFTRDTQVFSHARVSFSVGGERYDTQPAVEYEYVVDRIFENARNVTIRLRNAAAKFVKLQLFFALRWIMISEVAFDSEPCRCNMTPEVPPPTPTESVGESQVIPVVPAHGGSSGLLVGGLVTLGVVFGVVPVALCVLYYRMRLTKQASKASLSGEGGLDARKVSMKMKDLHINMNLSQLSNGYSRAKGNLYGHVAMDEEAAAMYQEPYKGPLHNPGYHTLAPSDASFRCSKPPGADDAVDYAVPGMNVTPPPPFSDAFSPPPIPLSRPPASLARGLSQEHALLAPPTPPIPPPPQQHYFTASQVCQAGNIQGVTGGVAFAATDTADLAEEQAVPEVPRHCLTVLETLGEGCFGTVQLCEMRTTPRSKSKALVVKSLNVDADDDARELFLQEARVLSLVNDPNVVRLVGTVTRAGALGVLVEYLEHGDLAQFLQRHNPEASVAPVRRAPIYEGLDPPVLSYGALVYIASQVASGMKHLEKLNLVHRDLSARNCLVGRGLAVKISDFAMSQPRHRKDYYRLDEKRALLPIRWMAWEAILQGRFSTKSDVWAFGVTLWEILTMARQQPFDELSDDGVLENVSHCYHGDGSGMMLLPQPPLCPREMYDMMAACWRPNPRQRPPFWEVLMFLQRKNLGYTLDYVE, encoded by the exons ATGGGGCCTCCGCTGTTACTCCTCCTGTGCTGTGGGCTGGTTCTCTCGGCGCCGCAGGTCGTGGCGCTACATACAG cATTATGTGAGTCCGCCTTGGGGATGCAATCTGGTGTTATACCAGACGAGCACATCACTGCCTCTTCCTATTTCGATGCCGCCGTCAACGCTATCTACGCCAG AGCACACGTGGAGGCGGGCGGCGGCGCGTGGTGCCCCCGCGACATGGTGTACAACGAGGGCAAGGAGTTCCTGGAGGTGAACCTGGGCGGCCTGCACGTGGTGGCCAAGGTGGAGGTGCAGGGGCGCTTCGGCAACGGCCAGGGGCGGGAGTTCGCCCGCCAGTACAAGCTGCAGTTCTGGCGGCCCGGACTCGCGCACTGGGTCACCTACTCGGACGGACGCGGCCACGAG CTCCTGGAGGGCAACACCAACACGTACCTGGCGCAGTCGTCGCAGCTGACGCCGCCGATCGTCGCGGCGCGCGTGCGCTTCGTGCCCTACAGCGACCACCCGCGCACCGTCTGCATGCGCGTCGAGGTTTACGGATGCCCCTACACAG ACGGGCTGCTGTCGTACTCGATGGCCGACGGCGACCCGCGCGGCGGCGACGGCGCGCTGCGCGACCTGACCTACGACGGCGCGCGCAAGGACGGCTGGCTCTCGGGCGGCCTCGGCCAGCTCACCGACGGCGAGACCGGACACACCAACTTCCGCGTCGACGCCCTCGGCAGGGgcagag GCTACGAGTGGATCGGCTGGAAGAATGACACGCGGCAGACGCGGCCCGTCGAGATCACGTTCGAGTTCGACTCCGTCAGGAACTTCTCGGCCGTCCACATCTACACCAACAACTTCTTCAC CGTCGAGTACGAGTACGTGGTGGACCGCATCTTCGAGAACGCGCGCAACGTCACCATCCGCCTCCGCAACGCCGCCGCCAAGTTCGTGAAGCTGCAGCTGTTCTTCGCGCTGCGCTGGATCATGATCTCCGAGGTCGCCTTCGACTCCG agcCCTGCCGGTGCAACATGACCCCCGAGgtgcccccgcccacgcccacagaGAGCGTGGGCGAGAGCCAGGTCATCCCGGTGGTGCCCGCCCACGGCGGCTCCTCGGGCCTGCTGGTGGGCGGGCTTGTGACCCTGGGCGTGGTGTTCGGCGTGGTGCCCGTGGCGCTGTGCGTGCTGTACTACCGCATGCGGCTGACCAAGCAGGCGAGCAAGGCGTCGCTGTCGGGCGAGGGCGGCCTCGACGCCAGGAAGGTGTCCATGAAGATGAAGGACCTGCACATCAACATGAACTTGTCGCAGCTCTCGAACGGCTACTCGCGGGCCAAGGGCAACCTGTACGGCCACGTGGCCATGGACGAGGAGGCGGCGGCCATGTACCAGGAGCCGTACAAGGGGCCGCTGCACAACCCCGGCTACCACACGCTGGCGCCCTCCGACGCCTCCTTCAGGTGCTCCAAGCCGCCCGGCGCCGACGACGCCGTGGACTACGCCGTGCCCGGCATGAACGTGACGCCGCCGCCGCCCTTCTCCGACGCCTTCTCGCCGCCGCCCATCCCGCTCTCGCGCCCGCCCGCGTCGCTCGCCCGAGGCCTGTCGCAGGAGCACGCCCTCCTcgcgccgcccacgccgcccatcCCGCCCCCGCCGCAGCAGCACTACTTCACGGCGTCGCAGGTGTGCCAGGCCGGTAACATCCAGGGCGTGACGGGCGGCGTGGCGTTCGCGGCCACGGACACGGCCGACCTGGCGGAGGAGCAGGCGGTGCCCGAGGTGCCCCGCCACTGCCTGACGGTGCTGGAGACGCTGGGCGAGGGCTGCTTCGGCACGGTGCAGCTGTGCGAGATGCGCACGACGCCGCGCAGCAAGAGCAAGGCGCTGGTGGTCAAGAGCCTCAACGTGGACGCCGACGACGACGCCCGGGAGCTGTTCCTGCAGGAGGCGCGGGTGCTCAGCCTCGTCAACGACCCGAACGTGGTGCGCCTCGTGGGCACCGTGACCCGCGCGGGCGCCCTCGGCGTCCTCGTCGAGTACCTCGAGCACGGCGACCTCGCCCAGTTCCTGCAGCGCCACAACCCAGAGGCGAGCGTCGCGCCCGTCAGGAGGGCGCCCATCTACGAGGGCCTGGATCCGCCCGTGCTCAGCTACGGCGCCCTGGTCTACATCGCCTCGCAGGTGGCGTCGGGCATGAAGCACCTGGAGAAGCTGAACCTGGTGCACCGCGACCTGTCTGCGCGCAACTGCCTGGTGGGGCGGGGCCTGGCCGTCAAGATCTCGGACTTCGCCATGAGCCAGCCCAGGCACCGCAAGGACTACTACCGCCTGGACGAGAAGCGCGCGCTGCTGCCGATCCGCTGGATGGCGTGGGAGGCCATCCTGCAGGGGCGCTTCTCCACCAAGAGCGACGTGTGGGCCTTCGGCGTGACGCTCTGGGAGATCCTGACGATGGCGCGGCAGCAGCCCTTCGACGAGCTCAGCGACGACGGCGTCCTGGAGAACGTGTCTCACTGTTACCATGGCGACGGCTCCGGCATGATGCTGCTGCCGCAGCCGCCGCTCTGCCCGCGCGAGATGTACGACATGATGGCCGCCTGCTGGAGGCCCAACCCCCGCCAGCGGCCGCCCTTCTGGGAGGTCCTCATGTTCCTGCAGCGCAAGAACCTCGGGTACACGCTGGACTACGTCGAGTGA